From the genome of Methanoregula boonei 6A8:
CTGAACCGGTGAAGGCAATGATCAAGAGTGCGGTCCCGGCCGGTTCCACAACGACCACCCCCTCCCAGTAAAAATTTTTGTTTTTCCTTTTTTTGCGCCTCCCGGTGAGGGCGCATCAGCATTCCAAGCCTTTTGGACAGTCCGCCTGACCGGTGATCTTATATGGTAGCCGGATAGATTGAGTACCAAGGTAAAAAGGGGGAGTTTTTATCGAAGATGCGATTCCTATCCCTGACGGTCAGGTGGCCCGCAAGCAGCTCCACTTTTTCTGGCTTGCTGACTGCTCCGATTCCATGCGGGGAAAGAAGATTGCAACGCTCAACCAGGCTATCCGGGAGGCACTTCCCGAGGTCCAGAAGGCTGTTGCCGCCTACCCGCAAGTCGATATCCGCATGCGGGCAATAAAATTCTCCAATGATGCCGCATGGCATGTGGGCCCTGACCCGGTTCCCATAAATGAATTTGTCTGGCCTGAGCTCGAAACCGAGGGCCTGACTGCCACCGCAAAGGCCATCCGCCTCCTTACCGGTGAACTCTCTATCGAACGCATGCCACGCCGCGGCCTCCCCCCAATCTGCATCCTTATCTCCGATGGATTCTGCACGGATCCCCGCGAGGAATACGATACCGCGATTGCCGAACTTGGGAAGATCCCCTGGGGAATCAAGGCCGTCCGGCTTGCTATCGCCATTGGAGACGA
Proteins encoded in this window:
- a CDS encoding vWA domain-containing protein — encoded protein: MARKQLHFFWLADCSDSMRGKKIATLNQAIREALPEVQKAVAAYPQVDIRMRAIKFSNDAAWHVGPDPVPINEFVWPELETEGLTATAKAIRLLTGELSIERMPRRGLPPICILISDGFCTDPREEYDTAIAELGKIPWGIKAVRLAIAIGDESDYNATELLKFANQESVGLLKAHSPEELVAYIKWASVSASVASSRGRSRGAPAEEDTSNVALESPPPMITSNTDLF